The DNA segment GCTTGTTTAGGCTGCAGAACAAGGACAATAGACAAAGCCGGGCTATTGTTAACACTGCTACAAAGATTAAACTTGTTGAAAATCATAAGTGACAACATTGTAGCAGTTTCAAACAATCTTACGTAACTGATGCAATGGTTTGCAATAGTTACCTTTCCTGTGAGCAACATTTGTCGCATTTCTCCTGACAAATAGTCTTTGTCATTTTTGAAGTCCTGATGAAAATGGAGAGAGGAAAGAAAACAGAATAAAATGAGGATCAAGGGTCTATTTTGGAACGGCCTAGAGACGAGCGTAGAAGACGACAATGTATATGGTTGTTGTGaattaaaacacaatgaaaTGTATGTGCAGTTTTCACAACAAAAGGTCCAAGGTgaagaaaatgtgtgttttattaCCTTGTCTAGCGCTAGGAAGAATGTGGGGCATATGTAGGGGTCGCTTGGACAGTCTAGGTGACATGCGGTGCTCTTGTTAGCAATGACAAAGAGAGCGACGTCACACACGATATACAGCTTCTGAAAATACAACAACACGCCATGAGGAAACATCACAATACAACTTTTCTGTTATTTGGTTCATTGCCATTTGTTGCTACATGTACCTCATTGGCTTTCATGTCTTCAGGACATTGTGCGTCTTTGGTCCGTTTGATGTTTTCCACCATTTTTCTCAGGAAGGCGTGACTGTTATTCTCATTCTTGGTCATCAGCACCTCGAGCATGAACCACAGACAtctaagcaaaacaaaaacatggctgaGTAGCAATCGCTTGTTAGCAaattacacaaacataaatcaatCGCCACACACTCTTTAATGTCTTTGAGCTGTTCATATTCCTGCGGTTTCGTGAAGTCCGGATCATGAGCCAGTAGGTGGATCATGAAAGGAACAACATATTCTGGAAGGAAGGAGACCATTTTTTCTGTGAAAAGAATAAGATAAAATTATTGATCACATGGATCTCTCAGGCCATGGTATCAACATGCGACTATATTTACCCTGAGTGAGTGAGTTCTGCTTGATGTACTCTCGACGCACTGAGATGTTCTTGAGTAGGCACTGTCGGGCGTGGGCGCGGCGCTCCTTCACCGGGTCCTTGGCACAGAGGGCGAAGACGGCCAGGTACTCCAGTGGCAGGGAGAGTTTGGCGAGAGCCAAGTGCAACTTCTGAGCAAAGATCTGACGCACCTGATAGCACTCGTCCTGCACGCAGAAGGAAAAAGATCAACTCGTTCACCTCAAAGAACTGACACCTTGTAACCGTGCACTCATAggccacttcaataggtaccctTGCAAAATTCAATGCAAAAGCTGTATGAAAAACAATGTTGCAAATAAGGCTgcattttgattgacactgtcagAGGTATTAAATAAACAATGTTTGTTAATTGTGATGCAGTTCAATTCTACCTTGCTGGAAAATACAGAAAGTACCTCCTAAATGGTGTTCCCACCAAAATGTGTTTTGACTTAGCAAAGCATCTTACTAATAAGTTTACAAAAAGGCAGTTGAAGGACAGACTGACATTGATGACAAGGCCGCACAACTGGAACTGTTCGGGTGTGATGATTTCATGATAACAGGGTTCCTGGGCCAGCTTCATAATGGCGCCCCCTGCGGCCAGCCTTAGACGAGACATGTCTGATTTACTGTTGGGAGAAACAAATAGTAAGACAAAACAACCAGTTAAAAGAATTACCAAGAACATACTGCACATttaagcagtggtccccaaacacTGGGCTGCGAGCCATTTGGTACCGGGCCAGAAAGAGTGAtagaattttattatttttttaaatatattttaagggGTGAAAATGTAAGTCAGCACAGCGCCTACAAATAGTTGCCGGTCCACAAAAAATACGCACTACCATGAGCCTGTCTCGGgcggaaaaaaggttggggactacTGTAAAaggagaagcaaaaaaaaaaaaaaaaaatcagcagacTGCAGTAATCTACGATTAAAATTTGGCCACAAGTCCGATACAGTTCTTTTCTCAAAGTTACCTGATCTTTTTTTGCTCTGTAAGGTCTCCCTCGCTAACCAGCATGGCTGACAGCAAGCGTAACGTGGAGTTTGCTGACTTGGACTGGTTGTTCTTCATTCCAAGCAACCAACGCACCAGCAGCTTGATGGCCTGGACCTGAAGAGCATatcaacacaaataattaggtgAGTAGTGCAGTGCATGCACTGCTTAAATGTGCCTCTTTATTTGCACGGACAAAATAGTTGACACAGTTTTGGTCTCCCACCTTAGCCAGTACTTCAGGTGAAACTTCTTCATCAGTGGTCCACAGCTTACCATTCTTGTTTCCCACCGACTAGAGACACAGAAGCACCAATATAAACCCAACCTTTTCCCCACCAAACATAATATTACCTACCACCTCTTTAAATTCATTATTTCTAATCAATCCTTATAAAACGAGAGCACATTTGCACACACCCTGTCATTCATGAGCAGGTCTTTGACGATAAAGTTAGCCACTATGGACTTCATTGGTGAGGCAAACTGATCTGGTGCCAACATGGAGATGTGGCCCAGTGACACAAGCGGCGTGATGAGCTGCTCAGGAACGTCTGCATTTAGACTCCGTGACAGAGGCTGTAGGTACGGAGGACACACAGTACAtcaagattttcttttttcccaacAATGCATCTCAAACATGGAGGGTTTGTTTTGAGTGCGCTACCTCAAATATTTGAGCCAACTGCACTTCTTTGTTGTTGAAGATGGCGTGTATGCAGTGCACAGCCTGTTTGGCCTGGTGAGGTGTCCCCCTCTTTGCTTTCTGATGTAGAATGGGAATTAGAGTCCTGATGGATGCATAGGATCTTTTATAAGTAAGGATGCAATTCACCAGCGCTGTGTGTTCACTGTGTCAAGTAACACGTACGATCTTATCTGTGGTAGTTCTGCCTCAATTTTCTGTCCGGTGTTTCTGAATATCTGGATCGCTGCCTCTGCCACCTTGTCATCCTCCATTTTCAGACACTGGAGAAGAGACTCATAGGTCTCTGATGAGTGGAATGCTGTGGGGTGGGTGAACGACAGAACCTAAAAAAAGTATACATGAGAATGGTTACGTAAAACTGGGTCTTTCAAAGAATTGGAATTGTTTTGGAGATTCTGGTATCATGTACCTTGAGTAGCTCCAAGCCTGAGCGGATGGCTGTATCAGGGGTGACGCCCTCTTCATCGTCATCTGCTGTGCCTTCAATGGACTTGTTGAGCAATTTTACCAAAGCACTAAAATATAAACAGGCTTGGTTATCAAAAAGTTAAAATGAGTCCATGTTTCATTCTTCTACCTACAACATAATCATGAGATAATAACATAAAAGAAGAAATTATTAGGCCGGATGATGGTGTGTCTTTTTTGCAAGACAGCTTTAAAGGATTAACCTTCAAACATAACTGATACTGCAGTTACACCTGACAACCACACGGTGTCTCACTGAATGAGAAAAGCCAGTTGGGGGTGTTACACAATGGTAAACATGAGCATGAATCTTTTGAACCCAAGTGTCAGAGGTTcaacaaatgtgctcctctttaCAGTATCCTTCAATTTGTACACCACAGGCATATATTTTCTTTCaatatgtgtgtatattttaataaacgttTCACACCTGATGGCTTCAGAGTCGATGTGGACTGGGGCGATGCGTTCAAGCAGGAACTTAACCATCTCCAAGAAAGGGTTGGTCGGTTGTTTGGGAAACGTTAACTTTCGAGTGATCTCCCGCTGTAAAAACAACATGCAGTATTGGTATTCTATTGGCATACATCTGTGACAACATCATGATGGTTTGACTGATTGTATGACAGTTTTGTATTCATACCAGTGAATTTCAAAAATGTGGTGAGAATGGGAAAATGTAGCATGTGTGGGTTAGATGTTTCAATGTTTGGAAGTTTTTGCAATTGCCACTTGTTGCACTCATGGTCTGAATAAATCAGCATGCCTTACAAATACTTGCAAAATAGCAAGAAATAATTTGTGCAAGATGCAGCATTTCAAATGCTCTCACCACACAGAGCTCCGCTTGTTTGCAAGAGCATGTCGGACTGATGAGAATCTCCAGTTGGGCTCTAAGCTTCTCATCCTCACCAAGAACCTGGTTGAACCTTTTCATGAAATCTTGAGCTTTCCCCGCATCTGGCAGATTCTCTGAAAatgcacaaaacaaaaatagtgttgatttattttccaattaCTGACTATGACAAAAACAACAGATGAGCAGATGGGCTATACTAACTTGCAATATTCATCAGCTTCCCAAACATGGCAGTGTTATTGGCCTCAGACTGAAGGAGAGAAGAAAATTAGGTTACATGTTAGACCTCCATCTGTGTTAAAAGCAAGACAAAGACCCTTTGAGCCAACGCACCACGGGCAGTTTGTGAAGGTCAAGCAGCTCTTTAACCAGGCCTCTCAGCATATTCTGACATTTCCACATCTCATTCAAAGCCCTAGGAAGAATACACAAGGAACAAGTGAGCCACAACGGTGGAAAACTACAGCCTTTGCTTTGTTAAGTCATTTATATTTCAGGATGTTATCTTGTACAATATGTATGAACAAAACCACTTGCATTATGGAGTATCTTCACGCCTCGAAAATTTATGAGGGTGACAATTTGACTTTTATCGACCAAGAATTACTGACTTGACAGCGTTGGTGTCCAGGCAGGCATACAGGTAATAGAGACACTTCATCTTCTCTTCGGTCTCAAGGCTGTGGGGGACCATGAACTGGGCAAAGATCTTTTCGACTAATAACCTGCAGAAGAGAGATCGAGAGCGGATGAAGTGGTGAGACCTTGTTACATTTTGTAATTAAACGTGCATTTTTAAAGAAATCTTATCTTCTTGACTATCAAGTCATCCTGCATTACAGTTCATTGACAAAATTTGTTATTTCATTTAGATGAAAAATCTATTTTCTTACTTGTCATCAATGCTGTTCTGGTAGTAGATGTGCAGCAGCTTGTCTTTAATCCAACTGATCATCAGGGCAGACTCCTTGCCCGCCTCGTGGTGCAAACAGTACTTTTTATAAAGCTGAGCCAGGCCCATCATCGCCTCCTTGCGCACTCGCCACTGTCAGGAGGAAAATATTCATGACAAACATGCTCCGCGTACTCCATTTCATGTTCATGCACACGCTTGGGAATATTGTGACCTTGCCTTGTGACATTATGGTACACTGCTGCATTTATCTCACCCTCTTGTCCAGCGTCCTTTCTCTTACGAAGCCCAATAATTGGTCATTGACCAAATTCAGATCCTTCTTCCCAGCATTGATGATGGTGACAATGACATCGTGACGAATGGCTTCCTCCGGGTCATGGGAACGCACTTTCAAAAACTCTTTAAGTGGGGAGTTAGTGGGTAGAAGTAGATTGAATTAGGGGGAGAAAACCAAAGTTATCCACTGTGGGATGTAAAGACGGCGTGAAAGCATGTGCACACCTGTAAGGTCTCTGGCCAGGTCGGGGTGGTTCATGAGACAGTGGCTGGCAAACTTGACACACTCTAACCTCACCGGAACATGGATGTCATTGAACCTGAAACGACACCACAAGTATGATGCTTCAAATTCATTAAGTCACGTCTAATGTTCACTTTCTCCTAGAAGCAGTTGAGTGGTATGACCCCGTGCCTGCAACTCACCGTCCTAGGAAGCACTGCCACAGAGGTCGGTTATGCGAGGCCAGCTCAGAGTCTTTGGCCCCAAACAACTTAGCTAGCAAGCGTACAACAGCCAAACGCTCTTCTCCGTCATTGCTCtgcaaataacaaaaaataaattatgtcgGATTAGATTTCCTGATACTTTATCTGTACTGTATGCGTACAAAGTAGCAcattataagacaaaaaggtcaAATTTCGTGTGTATGCGTCATTAACCTTGAGTTTGAATTCCAGTTGTGGCATAACAGAAGTAAGCAGCAAAGGATCGATGGCAAAGAGCTCTTGGATGAGGTCAAAGACATGCTCTGACAGGTCACTGACAGAGGACTTTCCCATCACTAAAACCTGATTAAAGAACTTTAAACAAATACAAGATAAGACATTTATTTCAACATATTGAAAAATATTGTCAAAATACCAGACATTAAGTCTAGTGTACATGCTGCCACATACATTTGCAATGCACGTTTCTATGGTCTGGACAGTTCTCTTCAGGATCGTCTTTGCAAGATCATATGCTTGTTTGTTCAGATtctgcacaaaaaaaagttacataTTGATGAAAATTACACAACATTGCCTTTTACTTCTATTTAACTGGAACCATTCCAAAATTAATTGAATGTGATTCAAATAGAATGTCACCTTGTGTGCAGGGATGAGGTTAATGAGGATGCTATCCAAAAGCTCCTGTGTGACTCCATCTCCCTCCATGATGATGGAACACATCAAGTCCATCATGTGCAACTGAACTTTCTGATTGTGGCTGTTACTGTGGGAAGACGAGAAGGGGGTGGCAAGTTAATGTGGGGCACAAATAAATGgtcaataataaataatgtcTCTGAATAATATTGGCAAGTTTGTAAATGCCctaccatgatttttttttttaccactatGGACTTCTGACTTAAATACTACAcacaaaattttcaaattattGTAAGCAACTAATGTTTTTTCCTTAGCTCttttaaaataacattaaaCGGGTTAAATGACCTTTAAGTCATTGAATCACAGAATTAAGAACTCAAAATATGAACCGCAACGAAATAGTCAGGAAAAACAGAGGTCTTACTTGATCACAGAGAAGAGTGTTTTGAAAAGTTGGGTGAAGATCTCATTACAGTCCTCAAGTTCAAAGCAAATGTTGTATGATTTAACCCAGGCCAAATTCtacaagaaaagagaagaaatcaATAAACACCCTCATTATACATTAATCCGGGCCTATTTTCAATAAGAGATCACCTCTAGAAGATAAAAGTATCTGTTAAACTGAGGGCTCTTGGTGTCTTCCAGTCCCTTCAGCTGTCTTGTGATGAAGAGGAAGATGTCCTGCAGACAGAAGCGCAAACCGCTTGGTAAGCGAACATTTTTCTGAAGAGTATTGTTGTCCTGTGCAATGTTAGAACCGCTGTTAAACAGAGGCTCCTTGCCTTGAGTTTGTCATGCGAGGTGTAGGGTGCCTCAGGGGCATAGATCCGAAAGATGTCAGCCAGACAGCAGGCAACGAGCAGCCGCACATCTTTATTGGGGTTCCTGAGGAAGAACTCTGAGGCAAGGTGCAGTGCAAGGCCAAGATACTGCTGCTTCTCCTCTTCAGAATCTTGATCCATGTCCATATAGGTCTTCACCACCATCTGTGTAGcattgtaatagtaacaaaatgTGAGGCGAAATTTTTGAGTGTTTAAACTGGATGGATGAAATAAGAAGAAGAAGTAATTTTTCTCAAATGAATAATCACAATTAGTATCAAATAGTGTAGGTTGTGTGGGGCCTCTCTGTGTCATATCAAGCCATCCTTTCTAATGAATATGGCCTGCCGGAAACAGGCATtgaggtcacacaaaacaatcaATGTCATCAGTGTTTTAAAAGCACACAAAGGCACCCAAGAAACTGCCTGACAGCCAGTTGCAAAAAAGAACGCTATCATCACTGCTTGCTTTTAACAAGTTAAAAAATGATGCCAGAGATTACCTGAATGCTTACTCAGATGACTAAGAGTCTTTTTAACAATGCTTTGTAAGAGATAAATCATAGAAATGGGACAAAAACATTCCTAATATGGACTTAAAAGCATTCACCCTTCACTGACTGACTTCACTTTTCTCTGGAGCTAGTTCAAAGTATGTACAGCATAACATCTAAATGCTGCTTCATCATGTTTGCTTTGAACTCTCGGCTCCTCTGATTGACCCGACCGAGTCTGCAGACCCAGAGTGTGTGCAACATGTGCAAAAAGATGacattacaaaaaacaaaaacaaaaaaccaacAGGCTGACTACGGGATCACAAGGACCGAACTTAGAGACCCCTGATTTAAGTGTTTCTTTCCTCCACATGTGCAAAAACTACAGTTAACTCAgagttaaaaataaatgaatcatcGGCTTCGCAGCAATTTATTGGTATCGGCTCGACCGTGCTTCCTAAATCTCTACAAAACAATGTGAAAAACATTCAGGATGAACATAAAATGAAATGACTTGACATGTAGACAAAAGACAACGCACCACAGCTATCGATACAAAATAATGACTTATAGTACTGAAATGTGAGAGTGTGAACGAGACAAACACTCAAGGGATTTGAAGGAGTGAGGGGGGATGGGCAAGCAGAGTGCACAGCACCACTTGTGCGCCTTTTCACAGAAGCACACACAAGCTGCTTGCTGCCAACACGGAGGAATTATGCAGGCTGTGGATGACTGTATTATACAAACTGTACAGCTCTCACTCATATATAGAGTATATGTATAGCACATTTTTACATGgctgcacaaaagaaaaaaattccatcTGTAACCTGGTTCATCAAttaatcaaaacaaataaatgaccaATTAATCACTtgttaaaataattttgagtggGCAGCTCTAAAACTGAAAAATGTGCAGGTAATCCCCGTGATCAGTATTGAAATCATATAATCTCTTTATCGGTGTCTAAATCGACATCATAAATCCCTGATCAAAACTTTCCTTATATAACAGCTGTGTGGGATACCTGATACACTAAACACATATTCCTCTCAAATACTGTGCATTGTAATCTGTGTCTCCTTTGCTGAAATAATCCATCTATCTAAGAGATAGAACTCTTGGGTGGAGGGGTATTAAGAGGCTGAGCGAACAGCATGACTAATGCACAGGTGTGCCTTAGGCTGCTCACAAAAAGACCACTCTGAATTGTGCAGTTTTACTGAAATGGAGATTCAGGGGTGTGACGACTATTTTCCTCACGCAATGCAACACATCTCATTCACCCAGGCTTGATCCGCTGCGCCATTCACCCACAACCATCATCTCAAATTGCAGCATGATAATAAACAGCCCTATGCTTCAACACCATTACTTGAGGCTGAAAACAGACCGGTTCTTACATTGCCAACAGTGATCATGTCACCCATTGAGCATGTTAAGGATGTTCTGGATTGACATACAAGACACAGTGTTCGGGTACCTTGTGATATCCAGCAAATTTGGAATGCCACTGAAGTAGAGTGGACCAGCATTTGACAGGATGGAATAAACTTGCTCAACTTTATGCACAGGGCAAACAGTGGTAACAGACTTTCTATTAATCAAGATATTGATATGGCACATGTGAGGGGTAACAATGTGGGACAACAAATCTTGAAAACTACCTGCGGCATTGACTTTTATTGTCATAATTGTGAaatgtgatatatatatatatatatatatattttaaaagcgCTGCAGTTTAGTCAGTCCACCGATCATTTCTAATTGGGGTAGTGGGTGAGCTGGATCTTATTTTAGCTGATCATTTAATGACTTCTAACACGATTGCAGAAGTTTTGGGTCGGCGAAATTGATAGGGAAAAACAGGTTTCCCAAACGGTTTGTAAAATTAGAAGTGAATTTTGACACGATGCTAGTCAAAGTAAGAAAGTCAATGTGCGTACCTTTAATCGTTTGACCACCTCATCGTTGCTGATTTTGTCCGTAATCTCTTTGACTCCGGGAGGATAGCAGATCTTGCCGTCGCCCGCCGTTTTCTGCTGTTGCGGGAACTCCATGCTGGTAGACGTCGGAACTAAGCGGTCTTCTACTGGCCTCTATGGGTCGGAAAACAAAAGTTCAACAGCGCCATGCTACAACACTTGCAAAACACTCGTTTTGAGCACTACTTCACTCTCTAATCGTTCAATTCCCAACACACACTGCTAGTATGGTGTGGTACTATTTACTACTAGAGGATGACGAATAGTTTGAATTTACCAAGCCAACATTCAAGCAGTCATTTGCATATTATTAGCTTGCAAGCTAACGCCAGCTGTAGCTTAGTCCCAGGTTTCCGTAAATACAACTAAAAGCAACGTCTAGCTAATCGGAGCAGCGCATTTAAATTACGAATCCCATCCCGACAGACTGCGTCTTCGGGAGAAACACATTAAATTGCCTGTGTCTCACAACTGTCACACGGGGTTTCAAATTAGCTAGCAAGAGAGTTATGAAGCAAAACAGCACTGGCATTTAGCGGGAAGCGCGGTTAGCAGCTACCAGCTAGTAGCTGCTACATACCGTGCGTTTTAGCCCATTAGCTAGCTAGTTGCTAGTGTTAGGCCGCAAACTACTTCAGGTACCCATCACATCTCCCTCCTCAGACAACCAAAGAAGAAGTCAATTATGCTTTAACCTAAGCATAAAACACCCACACCCGAGGGTAGATCCCAAGGTTTCCAACAAATGCAATAACTTTAATAAGTTTAAAATAGAGCTGATTTACTTGCGGTTGTCTTTTTGTACTTCAACGCATCTGCCTCTAGTTAACATGCGAAGGGCTGCTACCCTGAGCTCTCCTCTTAACACCAGCAACTTGCGTCCACGGACGATTCTAAGCATCcgaaaaaaaatgctacatgCGGATGTTTCTAAACAGCGCGAGTATAAACATAGCTGAATTGCACAGCAACCGTTTGTTTGTATTTACCTCTCGAGCGGGCCGATTTAATTCATTAGTCTGACACAGGTTGGGTCTAGTTTTCCGCACAAAGCTCGTCCGTTTAGTCTGTGCTATCTGTGGGACGGCTGAGCGAAGAGCGCCCCCCTTTGTCTCGAGTGAATACTACAATTTTAAATACCTGGTGGAACACAGAATACAGGGACGCATGTACAGGATTCAATGTACGTACAGTGCAAATTACAATTATTGGGGACGTTATAACAATGGATTGTCTTCCCTCTCACATTCACAGTTATAAACAATTTGGACTAGAGCACAAGTTTCAAACTCAAGGTTTTATGCTATCTCATTTCATACAAAATTCAGA comes from the Syngnathus scovelli strain Florida chromosome 5, RoL_Ssco_1.2, whole genome shotgun sequence genome and includes:
- the pds5a gene encoding sister chromatid cohesion protein PDS5 homolog A isoform X1 — protein: MRPVEDRLVPTSTSMEFPQQQKTAGDGKICYPPGVKEITDKISNDEVVKRLKMVVKTYMDMDQDSEEEKQQYLGLALHLASEFFLRNPNKDVRLLVACCLADIFRIYAPEAPYTSHDKLKDIFLFITRQLKGLEDTKSPQFNRYFYLLENLAWVKSYNICFELEDCNEIFTQLFKTLFSVINNSHNQKVQLHMMDLMCSIIMEGDGVTQELLDSILINLIPAHKNLNKQAYDLAKTILKRTVQTIETCIANFFNQVLVMGKSSVSDLSEHVFDLIQELFAIDPLLLTSVMPQLEFKLKSNDGEERLAVVRLLAKLFGAKDSELASHNRPLWQCFLGRFNDIHVPVRLECVKFASHCLMNHPDLARDLTEFLKVRSHDPEEAIRHDVIVTIINAGKKDLNLVNDQLLGFVRERTLDKRWRVRKEAMMGLAQLYKKYCLHHEAGKESALMISWIKDKLLHIYYQNSIDDKLLVEKIFAQFMVPHSLETEEKMKCLYYLYACLDTNAVKALNEMWKCQNMLRGLVKELLDLHKLPVSEANNTAMFGKLMNIAKNLPDAGKAQDFMKRFNQVLGEDEKLRAQLEILISPTCSCKQAELCVREITRKLTFPKQPTNPFLEMVKFLLERIAPVHIDSEAISALVKLLNKSIEGTADDDEEGVTPDTAIRSGLELLKVLSFTHPTAFHSSETYESLLQCLKMEDDKVAEAAIQIFRNTGQKIEAELPQIRSTLIPILHQKAKRGTPHQAKQAVHCIHAIFNNKEVQLAQIFEPLSRSLNADVPEQLITPLVSLGHISMLAPDQFASPMKSIVANFIVKDLLMNDRSVGNKNGKLWTTDEEVSPEVLAKVQAIKLLVRWLLGMKNNQSKSANSTLRLLSAMLVSEGDLTEQKKISKSDMSRLRLAAGGAIMKLAQEPCYHEIITPEQFQLCGLVINDECYQVRQIFAQKLHLALAKLSLPLEYLAVFALCAKDPVKERRAHARQCLLKNISVRREYIKQNSLTQEKMVSFLPEYVVPFMIHLLAHDPDFTKPQEYEQLKDIKECLWFMLEVLMTKNENNSHAFLRKMVENIKRTKDAQCPEDMKANEKLYIVCDVALFVIANKSTACHLDCPSDPYICPTFFLALDKDFKNDKDYLSGEMRQMLLTGKPKQAPVLVTVNKTLTVPGRKIFKAQPVSDTSNTSTNSSPLSSSTVNKNSKSIAGTESPESQTQENNENPIIKKEDNKKVEGGKNTTADADTEALPAKRRGRPPKTGMAASPTATSKETASPGGGAARGKKRGADPNSNPSAESIKMSKQQNDEGTNRQMDLQR
- the pds5a gene encoding sister chromatid cohesion protein PDS5 homolog A isoform X2, coding for MEFPQQQKTAGDGKICYPPGVKEITDKISNDEVVKRLKMVVKTYMDMDQDSEEEKQQYLGLALHLASEFFLRNPNKDVRLLVACCLADIFRIYAPEAPYTSHDKLKDIFLFITRQLKGLEDTKSPQFNRYFYLLENLAWVKSYNICFELEDCNEIFTQLFKTLFSVINNSHNQKVQLHMMDLMCSIIMEGDGVTQELLDSILINLIPAHKNLNKQAYDLAKTILKRTVQTIETCIANFFNQVLVMGKSSVSDLSEHVFDLIQELFAIDPLLLTSVMPQLEFKLKSNDGEERLAVVRLLAKLFGAKDSELASHNRPLWQCFLGRFNDIHVPVRLECVKFASHCLMNHPDLARDLTEFLKVRSHDPEEAIRHDVIVTIINAGKKDLNLVNDQLLGFVRERTLDKRWRVRKEAMMGLAQLYKKYCLHHEAGKESALMISWIKDKLLHIYYQNSIDDKLLVEKIFAQFMVPHSLETEEKMKCLYYLYACLDTNAVKALNEMWKCQNMLRGLVKELLDLHKLPVSEANNTAMFGKLMNIAKNLPDAGKAQDFMKRFNQVLGEDEKLRAQLEILISPTCSCKQAELCVREITRKLTFPKQPTNPFLEMVKFLLERIAPVHIDSEAISALVKLLNKSIEGTADDDEEGVTPDTAIRSGLELLKVLSFTHPTAFHSSETYESLLQCLKMEDDKVAEAAIQIFRNTGQKIEAELPQIRSTLIPILHQKAKRGTPHQAKQAVHCIHAIFNNKEVQLAQIFEPLSRSLNADVPEQLITPLVSLGHISMLAPDQFASPMKSIVANFIVKDLLMNDRSVGNKNGKLWTTDEEVSPEVLAKVQAIKLLVRWLLGMKNNQSKSANSTLRLLSAMLVSEGDLTEQKKISKSDMSRLRLAAGGAIMKLAQEPCYHEIITPEQFQLCGLVINDECYQVRQIFAQKLHLALAKLSLPLEYLAVFALCAKDPVKERRAHARQCLLKNISVRREYIKQNSLTQEKMVSFLPEYVVPFMIHLLAHDPDFTKPQEYEQLKDIKECLWFMLEVLMTKNENNSHAFLRKMVENIKRTKDAQCPEDMKANEKLYIVCDVALFVIANKSTACHLDCPSDPYICPTFFLALDKDFKNDKDYLSGEMRQMLLTGKPKQAPVLVTVNKTLTVPGRKIFKAQPVSDTSNTSTNSSPLSSSTVNKNSKSIAGTESPESQTQENNENPIIKKEDNKKVEGGKNTTADADTEALPAKRRGRPPKTGMAASPTATSKETASPGGGAARGKKRGADPNSNPSAESIKMSKQQNDEGTNRQMDLQR